The window GCGCGACGACGGCACGTTCAGCGCGGACGTGCTGGAGGGCGCACTCGTCAACCTCGACGCCGACGAGATCAGCATCGACCTCAAGGGCGACCCCGGCGACCCCACGGGCTGACGCCCCGCCCGCCCCGCACGCACCCGTCTGCTCACGATTTGGCACAAATCGTGGCAATGCGCAGCCCATAACGACGATTCGGCACAAATCGCGGCCGACATCGAAGGCACATTCGGCACGAATGACCGGGATGCCGCGCGCAAAGCCTTCATTCGGCACGAATGGCGACCGAGCACGAAGCGCGCATTCGGCACGAATCACCGTGACGCTCGGCGCAGAGCCTTCATTTGGCACGAATCGCGCTCGAGCGGCAGACGCACATTCGGCACGAATCGAGGGGATGCCGCACGTAAAGCGTCCATTCGGCACAAATCGCGGCAATGCGCCGCGCATAACGACGATTTGGCACAAATCGTGCGACTGCCGCGCCGAACGCGGCGGCGGCGTCAGACGATGTTGAGCAGCAGGTGACCGGACGAGACCGTCTCGCCGACCGACGCGTTGATGCCGGAGACCGTGCCGTCCTTGTGGGCGGTGAGCGGCTGCTCCATCTTCATCGCCTCGAGGACCAGCACGAGGTCGCCCTTCACCACCGGGTCGCCGTCGGCCACCGCGACCTTGACCACGGTCGCCTGCATCGGGGCGGTGACGGAGTCGCCGGTCGCGGTCTCGACGGCGTGCGCGCCGCCGCGACGGCGGGGAGCGGGGGCCGCGGCCGGCTCACCGGCGCCGCCGCCGCTGAGCAGCTTGGCGGGCAGAGAGACCTCGATGCGCTTGCCCTCGACCTCGACGACCACGTTGCTGCGGCGCTCGGCGGCGGGCTGGTCGCCCAGTTCGCCGGACCACGGCTCGATCGTGTTGTTCCACTCGGTCTCGATCCAGCGCGTGTACACCGAGAACGGCTCGCCGTCCTGCGGAGCGAAGGCGGGGTCGCGGACGATGGCGCGGTGGAAGGGGAGCACGGTGGGGAGCCCGGCGACCTCGAACTCGTCGAGGGCGCGGCGGGAGCGCTCGAGCGCCTCCTCGCGGCTGGAGCCGGTCACGATCAGCTTGGCGAGCATCGAGTCGAACGCGCCGCTGATGACGTCGCCCGCCTGGATGCCGCTGTCGACGCGGACACCGGGGCCCGCGGGGGCCTTGAAGATGTGCACCGGGCCGGGCGACGGGATGAAACCGCGGCCGGCATCCTCGCCGTTGATGCGGAACTCGAACGAGTGGCCGCGCGGGGCGGGGTCGTCGTAGTCGAGCTCGCCGCCCTCGGCGAGCCGGAACTGCTCGCGCACCAGGTCGATGCCGGTGACCTCCTCGGAGACGCAGTGCTCGACCTGGAGGCGCGTGTTGACCTCCAGGAACGACACCGTGCCGTCCTTGCCGATGAGGAACTCGCAGGTTCCGGCGCCCTGGTAGCCGACCTCCTTGAGGATGGCCTTGGACGACGAGTAGAGCTTCTCGGTCTGCTCGGGCGTGAGGAACGGCGCGGGCGCCTCCTCGACGAGCTTCTGGTGGCGGCGCTGCAGCGAGCAGTCGCGCGTGGACACCACGACGACGTTGCCGTAGGCGTCCGCGAGGCACTGCGTCTCCACGTGACGCGGCTCATCGAGGTACTTCTCGACGAAGCACTCGCCGCGGCCGAAGGCCGCGATCGCCTCGCGGGTGGCCGACTCGAAGAGCTCGCCGACCTCCTCGCGGGTTCTGGCCACCTTGAGGCCACGTCCGCCGCCGCCGAAGGCCGCCTTGATGGCGACGGGCAGGCCGTAGACGTCGACGAAGTCGAGCACCTCGGCGGCGTCCGCCACCGGGTTGAGGGTGCCGGGGGCGAGCGGAGCACCGACCTTCTCGGCGACGTGGCGCGCCGAGACCTTGTCGCCCAGGCGCTCGATCGCCTCGGGGGACGGGCCGATCCAGGTGAGACCCGCCGCGATCACGGCGCGGGCGAAGTCGGCGTTCTCGGCCAGGAAGCCGTAGCCGGGGTGGACCGCATCGGCGCCGGAACGGCGCGCGACCGACAGGATCTTGTCGATGACCAGGTACGTCTCCGCGCTGGTCGAGCCGTCGAGCGCGTACGCCTCGTCCGCGAGCCGGACGTGGAGCGCATCCCGGTCCTGGTCGGCGTAGACGGCGACGGAGGCGATGCCGCTGTCCTTCGCTGCACGGATGACGCGGACGGCGATCTCGCCGCGGTTGGCGATCAGAACCTTGGTGATACGGGGCACAGTTCCCTAGCCTATTGCTCGATATCGAACGAGATTTGGTCGATCCCCACAAAAATGGCCGACCGCAAACTCCGACAGCCTACAACGCGGCTCGGTCGAGCTGCTCAGCGGGCGGGCGTCCAGAGCGAGGTCCACTCCGCTCCGAGGCGGATGACCAGCTCGCGCAGGGTGGACAGCGACAGCCCGACCACGGTGCTCGGGTCGCCTTCGACGCTCGTGATGAACGGACCACCCAGGCTGTCGATGGTGAACGCGCCGGCCACCTCGAGCGGCTCGCCGCTCGCGACGTACGCATCGATCTCGGCGTCGGTCACGTCGGCGAACGTCACCGAGGCGCGCGCCACCGCTCCGGCGGCCGCGTTCTCCCGGCCGTCGCGGTGGTCGATCAGCCAGTGCCCGGAGTGCAGCACGCCGGTGCGGCCGCGCTGCTGCCGCCAGCGGTCGCGCGCGACCTCCGGCAGGTGCGGTTTGCCGTGGATGGCGCCGTCGATGGCGAAGGCCGAGTCGCCGCCGAGGATGAGGCCGTCGATGGGCTCGCCGTCGAGCGTGCCGCGTACCGCCTCCGCCTTCAGCCGCGCGAGCAGCTGCACCATCGCGTCGGCGCTCAGGGGCCCGTGCTCCGCCTCCGCGGCCGCGACCGCGGCGGGCTCGTCGACGTGCGACGGCACCACGACCGGCTCGATGCCGGCCGCCCGCAGCAGCGCGAGACGGGCGGGGGAGGTGGAGGCGAGGTAGAGGCGCATGGTCACCTATGGGAT is drawn from Leifsonia shinshuensis and contains these coding sequences:
- a CDS encoding biotin carboxylase N-terminal domain-containing protein encodes the protein MPRITKVLIANRGEIAVRVIRAAKDSGIASVAVYADQDRDALHVRLADEAYALDGSTSAETYLVIDKILSVARRSGADAVHPGYGFLAENADFARAVIAAGLTWIGPSPEAIERLGDKVSARHVAEKVGAPLAPGTLNPVADAAEVLDFVDVYGLPVAIKAAFGGGGRGLKVARTREEVGELFESATREAIAAFGRGECFVEKYLDEPRHVETQCLADAYGNVVVVSTRDCSLQRRHQKLVEEAPAPFLTPEQTEKLYSSSKAILKEVGYQGAGTCEFLIGKDGTVSFLEVNTRLQVEHCVSEEVTGIDLVREQFRLAEGGELDYDDPAPRGHSFEFRINGEDAGRGFIPSPGPVHIFKAPAGPGVRVDSGIQAGDVISGAFDSMLAKLIVTGSSREEALERSRRALDEFEVAGLPTVLPFHRAIVRDPAFAPQDGEPFSVYTRWIETEWNNTIEPWSGELGDQPAAERRSNVVVEVEGKRIEVSLPAKLLSGGGAGEPAAAPAPRRRGGAHAVETATGDSVTAPMQATVVKVAVADGDPVVKGDLVLVLEAMKMEQPLTAHKDGTVSGINASVGETVSSGHLLLNIV
- a CDS encoding Maf family protein yields the protein MRLYLASTSPARLALLRAAGIEPVVVPSHVDEPAAVAAAEAEHGPLSADAMVQLLARLKAEAVRGTLDGEPIDGLILGGDSAFAIDGAIHGKPHLPEVARDRWRQQRGRTGVLHSGHWLIDHRDGRENAAAGAVARASVTFADVTDAEIDAYVASGEPLEVAGAFTIDSLGGPFITSVEGDPSTVVGLSLSTLRELVIRLGAEWTSLWTPAR